The DNA window TTGTTAATTACCATGTAGTAAATGTAAAACGGTAACTGATTAAATTTACAGAGGTGGTAATTATAATTAACTGACCCGAGAAAGTgaattaaaaattgatttggTGCAGCTGGGCGGGCCGACGTGGGCGGTGCCGCTGGGGCGGCGCGACACGAGGACGGCGAgccaggcggcggcgaacagcaacctgccgtcgccgtcgtcgagcgcggcggcgctggtaTCGGCGTTCGCGACCAAGGGGCTGGACTCCCGCGACATGGTGGCGCTGTCGGGGGCGCACACCATCGGCGCCGCCCGGTGCGCCACCTTCCGGTCCCGCGTCTACAACGACACCAACATCAGCTCCGGGTTCGccgtccggcggcggcaggtgtGCCCCGCgcagggcggcgacggcaacctCGCGCCGCTCGACGCCCTCAGCTCCGTCCGCTTCGACAACGGCTACTTCCGCAACCTCATGGGCCGCTTCGGTCTCCTCCACTCCGACCAGGAGCTCTTCAACGGCGGGCCCGTCGACTCCATCGCGCAGCAGTACGCCGCCAACGGCGCCGCCTTCTCCCGCGACttcgtcaccgccgtcgtcaagATGGGCAACCTCAGCCCGCTCACCGGATCCAACGGCGAGATCCGCGCCAACTGCCGGAAGCCCAACTAGTAGCCGCTAAGTCCGGCGATCTTTGCGATTCGTGCGGCGGAGATCGGACGGTCCAGGTGGCCTACGTGCCAGCGAGGAGGTGTGGGCCCAGCGAGCAGTGAGAGATTGCAAAAGCGTTGCGTGGGAAGGAAGCGAGCAGCGAATCCAAGGTGGGGCGAAATAATAATTAGGTGGAGTGGCGCTGTCAaatggtggggcccacggttCAGTGACACACCGGGTTTTgcgttgtttttttctttttgggggggggggggggggtgggggtggttaATTGTTGCATTCTTTTTTACTGTATCATAATATTGGTGGTGAATTGGTGATCGATGCAAATTTGGTAATAATTTAAGGCTGTAATTTTGTACTAGTACTACACCGTTGCTAGCTCTATGATGATTGATAAGATGACCGATTGTTTTTGAAAGGGAGATATGAATAATGGAGACATAAGTTCATGGCATGCATGTGGTGTGTTTTCCTCCCGAGGATGCAGACTAGCCGTACAGATATGATAATTCATGCGCTTATAGATCATATATATGCGACAGATATGTTACTGTAACTAGGAAAATTGGTCAATAATATTGGAGTACTAATTATCTTGGAATGTAAAACATACACGGTTATGAAACCAATTAACAATTTACTTTTACATATGACGCGGAACTGCTTCTTTTGCGCACTCGCTCTACTGACATGGTTTCTCGATCGATCCCAAGCAGGTTGCAACACTTTCGCGAGGTATTCGCATTGAAACTTTTAGACTCCCATAGTACTACCCCGTTCCAAATATTAGCATTTTTAGTGTGTTTAGCATGTATTAAGGATGTTaaagaatttctttttaataactttagcgatcaatttttaaatttgaattgattagattcccTTTATACAAATACATGATTGACTATGCAATCATTATAATCATTGAAATCATAAGAATTGGTGTACAAATGCTTCATGTGAGTTGGTGCGTGCGAGGATAGAGAAGAGTGTGTTGTTGCGGCATAGCAGAAACAAGTCGTTGTTCAATAAAATTCCAATATACAGACCTGCAATACGAAAGGGAGAGTGTGTTGTTCAATTTCGGAGTAAATACTGCATGCGACTGTGTCAGGCCCAAGGCACAACGGGTGTCCGTTGTAAACGCGACATCTTTTATGGAAAGCTAGTTTTTCGTAATACGACGATCAAActtggatggagggagtatattgtaATGCataatttaagttttagaaattattatattttacagTAAGGGACTATATATCCCATTCTCTGACAGGCCTTCACCCATCAAAGATGACTCATAGTCATCATTGGCCAATTATCTGTGATGAGGGACTATCCCGTCATACATAAGAGTTTGGAAAATTTTGCTACATAACATCGTGACTTTGTGAAATTAGTTAGGAGACACCGCAAAAGTCAAGTTTTGGGAAGACACTGCCAAAAGCTAGAAATTAATTGTTAGACACCGCCTGCCAATGTAGAGAGAGATAAGGAAAATTTTGACGGGAATGGATGAAATTACCCTTGCTCAGTTTAGTTAGGAGAGTTGGGGCAATTAAATCAGTCACGGGCATTTTGTTCCAttcacatcaaaattttcctttttccctatCCACGTTGGCGAATACattaaaaaaggaagaaggaaGGTGTTGTTCTATATCTAATTTCTTGTTTTCGGCAatatctttttcaaaaattaatttttgcgATGTTCTCGAGCTAATTTCGCGAAGTCAAGACATGATGTagcaaaatttagttttaggtCGTCACATATGTCCTGGACGGGCACACACCCTGGTGTACGTCTCGTAGGATACACCAGCCCTTTGTATCGTAGCAGATGATTCAAAGATGCATCTCCTAGCACGGCATGAATTAAACACAAGGGTGGCGTCCAACCGGCCGGCCTGGGGATGCACGTGTTTTGGACCGATATTTGCAGTTTCGCATGATCCAGTGATCCACCGcttgaaagagaaaaaaaaaaaggatcaaACTGAAAGGCAACAGTGGCTAGCTAGCGCAGGCTGTTGGGTCCGGACACGTCCTGGACGTACAAACATCCAGGCGATGCCCCAACCCAACTACAGCCGTACATCCCGGGCCTCCCTGCCGACACGATCGATTATCCATCCGGAAATGGccagcccctctctctctctctctctggaaGAACAATGCCTAAAGctctgcatatatatgccaGTCTGCCCAAAGCACTTTGGCACCAGAAGAGAATAGAAACTTCTCTGCAAATAATGAAACAGCTCGACAGACAAGCACCTAACCAATGAGATGCTGACACAGCTAAGCTTAATGACCACGATTCTCTCAGCCAGGACACCATTTGTTAGGTTCCAAAACATTATCACACTCATCTTTCGCTTAAGCTGATGCCTGTGAACCAAAATTCGAATCTTCAATTTTAAATACGGAGttgatttatgttttttttgtcatagtttatttttagtttttacttttcgattgctaaaaaatatacataaaaatttatttataaattaattttatttgtaaatatactgtttgacCTATTCCttaaataagccaaaagagGAGACTCTGTGTAATAAGCATCTTGGGGCGTATACTCAATGAGTCAATGGGGGGACCCCGTTAATCTTTGAACAGCCCATCAAAGGGCGCTTTCGAAAGTGACTAGGCAACCCAGCTTAGTCAATCACGTCAAACGGAGAAAgacattagcacatgattaattgagtattagcttttgtaaatttgaaaaataggttaatctgattttttaaacaacttttatataaaatatttttgcaaaaaatatactatttagtagtttagaaagcgtgcgcacggaaaatgagaaaaaaattaccatCGTGTGTCAGTTGCGAACGGTGCCAAAATCTTCAACACTGTAGTGTACTAGTACTACGTTATTTATGTCTGGACACTGGGCTGAATTATAAACGGGAGGTGTATATGGCGATCGGTATATGGGCCATACAATGAGGCCGAGCAAAGATTTCTCCTTCGTAAGGTCCAAGCCCGAGCCCAAGCTCAAGCCACGGTGAAAGGAGCAGGCGTGAGTCGAGTAGCCTAACCActtgattaaatttagtttttttattaaaaagactTCTTCTCACTATCTATGTGTACTCCAACATGTCATCTGTATTGCATATTCCATATCTCAATCAActatgtttaattaatatatcaacTACGCATTACTCTTtatgcatataattttaatagtcATATCCCTATACAAACTCTCTCACCATATGAacgattttaaaaaataaagaatgcaTTCGATAAAATGTTgtagcatatttttttatcatttattcttTATGTTGTACTCTctctatcccataatataagacaacCATTCTTTCTCTCtatctcataatataagacgtgTATAAAAGCATGTATTAACTAGCATGTatcttttctctaaatttaatttattttaaattattcacCATCAAAATGTCTAAtcacattatatatatgtgtacatgcacctaaataatctaaataaatagtcagttattactatttattgtttttttgttagtgatagttgtgttttatattatagaatagagagagtatatatagAGTATGAGATGCATGAGAGCTGGACATGCTCTTACACATTAGGTATCTCATtgctaaataataattaagtatgaactattataaattttaagaaatatataaatataatcataagtaACCTTTTAAAATACCTTATATATTCTACGTATCTAAATCGATTaatacatatgttttatatacgtgtctacATTAATTAACACATATATTATAGCAGCAGATTAACGGTCCGAAGAAAAACGTAGACGTCCAAACACGAGAAAAGTTTTcttcctcccgctcccgcaAGAGGAGAAGACGCTGATCGAGGCCGTGCGAGGCAGAGGCGCGTGCGTATCCACCTCGCACTTGACAACCCCACCGCGGGCGGGGCACGCGCGCCGAGGCCTCGTCCTCGCGCGATCCGCTGCCCACTTCACCGCAACGGACCACGCCAACAACCGGGTGggcgcgccgcgctcgctcCGCACCCAGCGCCGGCCGATTCGTTCATCCGCGGCAGCCATATTGTAGCGGACGACGCTGACGCTGGACCCGACCCGTCCGTTCTCTCCGCCCGGTGCCCCACGGAATTGATCGACAGTTCTTCTTCGTCACTGTACGTATCTGTGTGTGCTACTGTTTCGCAGCTTGGTTCGATGCTTAAAGTTCGTGTGCATAGTTATTATTTCActgaataataaataaatcagcaACCTGCGTCTGCGTGTGCGTGCTTTAGGCCATGCtccgtcttaaaataaaccaattttttactttttacctataatttttgattcttcgtcttactcaaattattttgcgattgatatttttgtttttattaaatgataaatcatgaatattaCCTTacatatgactaattttttttctaattttctaaaattttttcaaataagacgaatgatcaaacgttaagACACAGAAACcgaagaattgattttttttaacagagaGAGTACATTATTACACAGAGGGAGATCGAATCTTGCCAAAAAAccaatcaaattttggctttggGAGCAACCGGAGTACCCGGCTTTTTGAGTCTCCAGCCGCACTTGCCTCCATCCTTCCTTGCGCACGGCCACTACTGCACTAGCCATAGCGAGCAACTGGACACAGTACAACGCCCTATCTCATCTTCCTGCTTGCTTTTCCGGCTAGTTTCGTCGGTTCAGCCAtggccgtcggcgtcggcgtcggcgtccccggggcggcgaggtcgaggcggcggctcTTGACTGCGGTggcggtgctgctgctgctgctggcggcgAACGCGCGCGCGCAGCTCACGCCGGGGTACTACTCGGCGAGCTGCCCCACCGTGCACGGCGTGGTGCGGCAGGTGGTGTCGCAGGCCGTCATGAACGACACGAGCGCCGGCCCCGCCGTGCTCCGCCTCTTCTACCACGACTGCTTCGTCGGCGTATGGACACGACCGCTCGATCACCCGTCGCGCTGACGATGTAATATGAATCGGCCGCCATTGCTGCGACTTCAAGCtcaggtttttctttttggtgggTTTTGCTTGGGTTGCAGGGCTGCGACGCGTCGGTGCTCCTCGACGACACGCCCACGGCGCCCGGCGAGAAGGGCGTCGGCCCCAACGCCGTTGGCTCCCCCGCCGTCTTCGGCCTCCTCGACACCATCAAGGCCCAGGTCGAGGCCGCCTGCCCCGCCACCGTCTCCTGCGCCGAcatcctcgccatcgccgcccgcgACAGCGTCAACCTGGTTAGCCACCGTCTCTCTTCAGACACACAAAACACTCAatgtgttcgacgaaatgacGCGAGCGTGCCGCACTTGCTGATGACATGCAGCTCGGCGGGCCGAGCTGGGCggtgccgctcggccgccgcgaCGCGCTGGCGCCGAACAGGGCCGCCGTGTCGACCGACCTCCCGGGCCCGGAGGCCGACATCTCCGCGCTCGtggccgccttcgccgccaaGGGCCTGAGCCCGCGGGacctcgccgcgctctccggcgCGCACACCATCGGCCGCGCGACCTGCGGCAGCTTCCGCACGCGCGTCTACTGCGACGCCAACGTGAGCCCGGCGTTCGCGTCGCACCAGCGGCAGTCCTGcccggcgtccggcggcgacggcgcgctctCGCCGCTGGACTCCCTCACCCCCGACCAGTTCGACAACGGCTACTACCGCAACCTggtggccggcgccgggctACTCCACTCCGACCAGGAGCTGTTCAACAACGGGCCGGTCGACTCCGTGGTGCAGCTGTACAGctccaacgccgccgccttctcgtCGGACTTCGCCGCCTCCATGATCAAGCTCGGGAGCATCACCCCGTTGACCGGGTCAAGCGGCGAGGTCAGGCTCAACTGCAGGAAAGTGAATTCCTGATAGATACATATAGATATCAcccttattaattaattgtccaTAGCACAAGGTTTAAAGTTAATCACCTGTCAATTTCATGTTTCAAGTGAAAGTATGACATGAGAATGCAATAGAAATGTCTCAGTGGATAATTCCTGCTCTTCAGCTCCTCAAACTTAATTATGACCCCCTCAATTTGTACAACTTGTAATGATTTTGCTATGAACAACCCATTATTTTCATCGAAACTTTATTCattattatctagatttatctatcgATCAATGTTAAACTGATTGATGCTAGCGTCCCGTGAGTGATCTTTGCTTGCAGCTCGTGATGGAATATATATGTTGCTCTGTGTCGTTTTGGGAGGCGGATGGTAGGCATCGATGGATGGGTTAGTGAGAGAGACGAAAATCCGGCGAAATGCACACGTCGATTCCGTCCGGAGTGATGTGGTTTTGTGGATGGGTGCTGAAAGCGTCCGGAAAGGGACCCGTCACCCAACCAAACGCGCCGGGGTTGTCCCGGTAGGGCTTGCTTGGAGAAAGAAAGTGTGCGCCGACCATGCCtcctgttctttttttttttttggctttacAAAAAGGAACAGTGGAAGGGCATTCTCTGTTCTGTATTACTGTATACCCGTGGTCAATCGTCACAGTTTAATTGCTCGTtcgttttggaggaaaaatcCAAGGAGTTGAACATCTAAGGCCCCTTCGATTCGAAgaaaattcataggaattttagagatttCATTcctttagaattttttttgcaaagccctttgaatcaaaggattgaatcctatgaaattcctatggaatgcctcttccatataaattttggagaaaaactaacaagaggtagaacctcataGAAAAATCTtcttgagtctttatctcttctcaaatttctgtgttttttctgtgaTCCAATTAAACGGcaattcctacgttttttctgtgttttgcaattctCTGTTTTACAACTacattcatatcaaaatcttatgtttttcctatttctctgttttttcattcctgtaGTTCAAAGGTGCCCTAAAACTTATTTCCTATGATGGTCGTTTGTTTATTTGGTTCACAGAAATGAAGTATAGAAAAAACAGAGCAAAATTTTCTTCTCTACAAGTTGTACAGAGAAAGCCAAAGAAATTTTACATCTACTCCAACCCCCGTTGGGAAAACGACTCTTGATCAGTGTGTGAATAATTGATTgagtattagttattttaatttttaaaatataattattataattatcaaagcaatttttatatagaaatattttactcAAACAACATTTAACAATTATATTCACGAAATGAGGGACTGTTGTTTCTATCTCTTTGCCTTCAAGCAAGGTCAATACTCAATACTGCATCCACGGCTAGCCACAAAATCTCTATGTCATTATAGCTAGTACTAAGCTCATATTATAGCTAACATATACAATAGTTTAGCTAGAAGATTGGCTTTGATATTTCTCTCATATCTCTTTCTTTACGTACTTATGTATAGTATTTAATACATCTACATTGAAATATGTTTAGAGCCAACTCTTATATCAGAGcgggtacaatagcagactataaactaactataaacatattttaagaagataagcgaagagagaagagcaatAAGCTACAGATTAgtagccagctgtagcacGAACTCCAAAAAACAAAGTGCGTATGATAGGTAGGACagggtaatatatatttttttctcttatccatatagttttttagattgactatagttTTTTATGTGATAACGTTGACTTTGGATCTAAACTCGTATGtctgatttaatttttctatgcaaatatttaaaactacAAGTCATGTTAAAGTAATGTtggtaataaaataattcgtaattatgttagttttttgaataagacataTAGTTAAACATATAACCAAAAGtcgatgtcaaataaaaaacggaATAAGCAATGTTAAAACTCTAAATATTGATATTAATCACACATAGAATAGTACAGTTACTTGTGGCTATGTAACTTATTGTTGTTGTGTCAACTAAAGCAATAGATTTATCTAGAAGATTTTGCTATAGGACGAGAAAAACTCATAGCAAATGCTTATgtagtaaaaaaatcacagaGGGGCACATGCCCCCAACAGCACACACACCTTATTTAACTGTCTTCATAAACCCAACAACTATTTGTCCATATGCTAATAATTAaggacaaaaaattttatgtcatTGGTGATCTAGATAGAACAGTTGAATTTATGCAATATCGGGATGATGTTATTACAagtatatgcatgcattgtaTCAGTCACGTATTTAAGgacataaaattttgatgtgaaTTATTGAATGTTGTTTTCATACTTTATGATGTTTACGACATCAAGTCGTGCAACCAAAAGGAACATATTTTTGACAACACCGTTTATATAAATGGTGTCACAACCACTAAGATTGAATTCCTACTAGTTGACAATAGGGAATTTGTACAGTTAATTGGTGTATTCATTCATGCCATGTTCAATTTCACATCAAAATTAACAATAATATTTGTTATGGGTGAGGTTTAGATTCATACACACGttgaaaatttcatattttatagacTTGTGTCATGTTTGGTGGACATGATCACTGTAGCATATCATATGCAATAAGGACTTATTGTCATCATAAGGATTCATATGATTAATAGGGGAAAGAAGATTTTCTATGTATCgtagatatatatactagaTGTACCATTTCTTCAGTAGTAATCCTTTGTTGAAGCTATTAGCAGACATAAAATAATCACAATAGAGACCATCATAGGAGAAAAATAGTAGTTTGCTAGGTTGTATTATCAATTATGAGTGTGATCACAATATCACTAGTTACATAGAAAACTCCAAAGTCTTCCACTAAGACCATCAAGACTACCATTAAAGATATAAATGAGCAAAACGATTGACAGTGAGACTACTGTCCGAGAGAAAACCGAGGAAACTATTGAAAACCAGGCTAGAGAATAAACAATTGATAATAAGGTAAAGAAGTCTTTGTATTTTCACTTTATACAAACACattcaatttgttttatttattgcatCGTTGTATTTATCTTAAGATTTGATAGctcttttcaaatttgataaacatattgtacttaaaaaaattgtatatcaaatattttatcatattattttgaaTACCATAAATCAATCATATACACAAAGCCACACTCGTTAAAATAGTAACCTATAAATATGAGAACTCAATTTATATCAtgataaatttacaaatttagtatttttatgatgccattttttttgtgcGAATGGTATAATTGCAATAGGGAAATTAGAACTCTTTATATTAGAGTCTTCCCCAAAATAGGGCATTTTGAAACTTTTCCTGGTATAATTGTGAGCCAACAAGCGATTTAATGAGATGCCCACACTTGAATATTGAATGTATTGTGTTGTCATTTTACCCAATATCACCTAACCGTAGTAGCTTgtcaaatttgttttctttcaagTAGATACACGTAAATAAATTCACATACATAGGGacactatttttattatctttcaTTCATATGTgaatactatattttcttgtaCATATCAAATGTCtaaattctatattttctttctaaaattAAGAACACGATGTTAAATactcaatttgttttttatttgtccgTGTCTACGTTTATCATCGTCTTATTATGTTAGAATACATTTCAGAGTTTGGTCTAGGTAATATTTTGGTTAGATGGTCTGTAGAAGTGCGGAGCAAAACCAAAGGTTGGCTCGAAATTGTTGGGAGCTTGTAATTGAAAATTCATTTTCCCAGACAGACACGTTAAGTATCAATTTTCCCAGGTGGACATGATGAGTGGCCTACCTCGGATAATCGACTTTACTAGGAGGGTGTCGGGTACTTACATGCAAAGATGCTCATTATCATAGATATAAAAGGTAGTCAGACTAATCAACTGCCTACGAAAATGAGTTTTGATGTTCTCCAAAGATGTTGTGTATACTGGTTGGAGTTGAGGATCAAATGACAAGAAGATTTATTGGCACTGGATTGGGTGCTACCTATACAAATTAAGAAGTCAAATTGACACTTCACATATCTCTCACCTCAACCTCCATTTGGACACATCTCTTAGCATCAGCAAGTTATATTCACTTGGCAAAACAATATGATATTAAAGTAATTGAAATAAGCAAAGCAGAAAAATTATGTTAATGGCTACTAATAGAAACAGGAATGGCGAACATACAGAAGGTCagtatctagctagctagatgcatagatacatacatatatatagacggAGAGAGCAATGGAGGGTTTTAACCCCCAATCCAATGGGTAGGGGGCATGAGCCCCCCGTCACCGACACTtagtcatcatatatatacaaattgtTATAAATATCTTCAACAATAAAATAGTAACTGCGCATGTTTATGCTTGGATTTCTACTATAAGCTACATATGTCACGAGATTATCGAAtggttttatgaaatttcaaTGTGAAGGCAAAAATTACGTACAAAGAACATATACAATACTTTGGCAAGGGAATTGCCACTTAAGGTGTCCTTAAACTTAGACTTTTTTTGTGTCCGGCTAATGGCCGGTCAAGCAAAAAAAGATGTATACAATTGGATCATGTTGCGGTGTTATTAATAGTACTACCTACAAGAGTTACATTGTCAAGGCATTATGAGACGTACATGTTTTTTTGGGCTTCAAAGATGGAAACTGTCATATTTTACGAATTTTGTACCCTTAGAATTACTGATTAGAATAGTTAATTCAACATTTCTAATTGCACAAACAGGATAGCAAAATTTTGCAACTCATCCTCTCTTTTGAACCAACCATATAACAAGGTTGTTTTGTCACTTACTTCAACCATGATAAACAAGCAGCAAACTTGTCTACAAAGTTTGCCACAACATCAGTGATACTCAAAACAAATGGCTGCAACTATATCATGTATTGTCTAGTACAGTGGTCAAATGGCAGATTTGCTCAGAGAATATTTTCTATGCCCCCAACAATCTGTGATCAAAAGGTGGAAAAACATTAACAAGATGGTGCACTTC is part of the Oryza brachyantha chromosome 2, ObraRS2, whole genome shotgun sequence genome and encodes:
- the LOC102716574 gene encoding uncharacterized protein LOC102716574, coding for MAAVELVRRVGVAMVVVVVVVAVAVAPGAVVAQLSATYYDSSCPSLQSIVRSGMAAAVQSEPRMGASILRLFFHDCFVNGCDASVLLDDSSTITGEKNAGPNANSLRGFEVIDSIKSQVEAACPGTVSCADILAVAARDGVNLLGGPTWAVPLGRRDTRTASQAAANSNLPSPSSSAAALVSAFATKGLDSRDMVALSGAHTIGAARCATFRSRVYNDTNISSGFAVRRRQVCPAQGGDGNLAPLDALSSVRFDNGYFRNLMGRFGLLHSDQELFNGGPVDSIAQQYAANGAAFSRDFVTAVVKMGNLSPLTGSNAMAVGVGVGVPGAARSRRRLLTAVAVLLLLLAANARAQLTPGYYSASCPTVHGVVRQVVSQAVMNDTSAGPAVLRLFYHDCFVGGCDASVLLDDTPTAPGEKGVGPNAVGSPAVFGLLDTIKAQVEAACPATVSCADILAIAARDSVNLLGGPSWAVPLGRRDALAPNRAAVSTDLPGPEADISALVAAFAAKGLSPRDLAALSGAHTIGRATCGSFRTRVYCDANVSPAFASHQRQSCPASGGDGALSPLDSLTPDQFDNGYYRNLVAGAGLLHSDQELFNNGPVDSVVQLYSSNAAAFSSDFAASMIKLGSITPLTGSSGEVRLNCRKVNS